The Schistocerca nitens isolate TAMUIC-IGC-003100 chromosome 7, iqSchNite1.1, whole genome shotgun sequence genome contains a region encoding:
- the LOC126194897 gene encoding astakine-like, with the protein MMHQTSLSLLLATSAALILATSAGLVKKVVIPGYIDCVSSNDCGTTECCVLGTARFSIPSCQTRGEVGDPCSPISQPRNMSVSYLDGSVVQLVDVYSVVCACAPGLLCSPDSATCADPLAKQSLNELDD; encoded by the exons ATGATGCACCAGACATCCCTCTCTCTGCTGCTGGCTACCAGCGCCGCCCTGATCCTGGCGACGTCGGCAGGTCTGGTGAAGAAGGTCGTCATCCCAGGCTACATCGACTGCGTCAGTTCCAACGACTGTGGCACGACAGAGTGCTGCGTCCTTG GCACTGCGCGCTTCAGCATCCCCTCGTGCCAGACCCGCGGCGAGGTCGGCGACCCGTGCAGCCCCATCAGCCAGCCGCGCAACATGTCCGTCAGCTACCTGGACGGGAGCGTCGTCCAGCTGGTCGACGTCTACAGCGTCGTCTGCGCATGCGCGCCGGGGCTGCTGTGCAGTCCGGACTCAGCCACCTGCGCGGACCCGCTCGCCAAGCAGTCTCTCAACGAACTCGACGACTGA